In the Scyliorhinus torazame isolate Kashiwa2021f chromosome 4, sScyTor2.1, whole genome shotgun sequence genome, one interval contains:
- the LOC140411355 gene encoding probable G-protein coupled receptor 139 → MGQPVIVLIKEIYFPVIATIGVPANMLTIVVLCRGKCGLSKCISFYMLAMATADLLVMIINVMVNHIFSYNFPLSFLSHTPVCKSILYLATVALELSIWFTVSFTIDRFAVICCQKFKAKYCTERTVVVVITIFSVLVVLKNVPFFFAYEPQQIIDNMQWGCRSGVAFFSSPIGATFFWFHITCKVCLPFTLIVLFNSLTSRRIIMASRTRKKLRSDKAEEKSDAEIENRRKSIILLFTVSGTFLLVWLTAVVSFVTTGLITPRSYRGDRTNPDYIASESRNMLKFLSSCLNPWIYAATQRKFREDLKKVLKSPCTLILRCIKKISQST, encoded by the exons ATGGGACAACCAGTTATTGTACTGATAAAAGAGATTTACTTCCCAGTTATCGCAACTATTGGTGTACCTG CGAACATGCTGACAATTGTGGTTCTTTGCcgaggaaagtgtggcctctccaaatgtatCTCCTTCTACATGTTGgccatggcaacagcagatctaCTCGTCATGATTATCAATGTAATGGTGAATCACATTTTCAGTTATAACTTTCCACTTTCATTTCTCTCCCACACTCCCGTGTGTAAGTCCATTCTGTACCTGGCTACTGTAGCACTTGAATTGTCCATTTGGTTCACTGTCTCCTTCACCATTGATCGGTTTGCAGTTATCTGCTGCCAGAAGTTTAAAGCAAAGTATTGCACCGAGAGAACTGTGGTTGTCGTCATAACAATATTCTCTGTCCTGGTCGTTTTGAAGAATGTCCCATTTTTCTTTGCTTACGAACCTCAGCAAATCATTGACaacatgcagtggggttgcaggtcTGGTGTGGCATTTTTTTCCTCACCTATTGGTGCGACATTCTTCTGGTTTCACATCACCTGTAAAGTTTGCCTTCCTTTTACTTTAATTGTCTTATTTAATTCTTTGACAAGCAGACGTATTATAATGGCAAGCAGAACCCGAAAGAAACTCCGGTCTGACAAAGCTGAAGAAAAGTCTGATGCAGAGATCGAgaaccggaggaaatccatcatcttGCTCTTCACTGTGTCGGGCACCTTTTTACTGGTGTGGCTGACAGCTGTGGTTAGTTTTGTGACCACTGGATTGATAACTCCCCGTTCTTACCGAGGTGACCGTACAAACCCTGACTATATCGCCAGCGAAAGTAGAAATATGTTGAAGTTTTTAAGTTCCTGTCTAAACCCGTGGATTTATGCAGCCACCCAGAGGAAATTCCGGGAAGATCTCAAGAAGGTGCTGAAATCTCCCTGCACACTGATTCTGCGGTGTATCAAAAAAATAAGCCAATCGACCTAG